Below is a genomic region from Rubrobacter calidifluminis.
GCAGGGCCGCTGGCCGCGACGGTGCTGGGAGACTTCGGGGCCGACGTGGTGAAGGTGGAGCACCCAAAAGGTGATCCGGCGCGTTCTCATGGCTATGCCAAGGATGGGGTCGGGCTGTGGTGGAAGATGCTTGGCAGGAACAAGCGCTGCGTGACGCTCAATCTCAGCACGCCCGAGGGGCAGCGTATCTTCAGGGAGCTCGCCCGCGAGGCCGATGTCGTGATCGAGAGCTTCCGCCCTGGTACATTCGAGCGCTGGGGGCTCACCTACGAGGTGCTCAGCAGAGAGAACCCAGGGTTGATCCTTGCCAGGGTGACAGGGTTCGGGCAGAAGGGACCTTACAAGAACAGGCCCGGGTTCGGAACTCTGGCCGAGTCCATGAGCGGCTTCGCGCATGTTACCGGACAGCCCGATGGGCCACCGACATTACCTCCGTTCGGGCTGGCAGATGGCATCGCGGCTCTCGCCACCGCATGTGCGATCCTGATAGCGCTGCGAGCGAGGGAGGCGACGGGGCGTGGACAGGTGGTCGATCTGGCTATCATAGAGCCGATACTCACGATGCTCGGTCCGCAGCCGACTGTCTACGACCAGCTCGGCATCGTGCAGCAGCGCAGCGGGAACCGTTCGGTCAACAACGCTCCGCGCAATACGTACAGGACCAGAGACGGAAGGTGGGTGGCGATCTCGACCAGCGCCCAGAACGTGGCGGAGCGGGTTATGAAGCTCGTCGGACATCCGGAATTTATCCAGGAGAGCTGGTTCGCCACCGGCCGGGGCCGGGCCGAGCATGCCGACGAACTCGATGAGGTGGTGTCGCGTTGGATCGCCGAGCGCACCCAAGATGAGGTTATAAAGGAGTTCGAGAAAGCAGGCGCGGCCGTGGCGCCCATCTACGACATATCCGACATCATGCGAGATCCGCAGTACCAGGCGCTTGAGTCCATCACCACCGTCGATGATCCGGAGCTCGGTCCCGTGAAGATGCAGAACGTGCTCTTCAGACTCTCCGAAACACCGGGTGAGATTCGCTGGCCGGGTCCGAAGCTCGGCGAGCACAACCGGGAAGTCTACGCGGCGCTGGGTCTTGATGAGAGGGATCTGAAAGAGCTGTCCGCAAAGGGGGTTGTGTGAGCCAGGGACGGCTCTACCGCAGCTATCTCTATGTGCCCGCCTCTGATGAGCACAAGGTGGAGAAGGCCCTGGAGAGCGGGGCTGACTGTGTGGTACTCGACCTGGAGGATGCGGTGGCCCCCTCGGAGAAGGATCATGCTCGCCAGGTGGCTGCGGATGTTCTCATGGGAGGTAATCGGTCCAGGCCTATCTTCGTCCGGCTCAATGCTCCCGGCTCGACATTGCTTGAGCAGGATCTTGAGCTGATCGCCCCGCTCTCACCCGCCGGGGTGAGGTTGCCGAAGGTGGAGTCGCCGGAGATGGTGCGCGAGGTGGGGTGTGAGTTCGAATGTAGAGGAGCACATAACACGAAGATCCAATGCCTCATAGAGTCCGCGCTCGGACTCGAGAGGGTATTCGAGATAGCCCGTGCCCATCCTCTGGTCGCGGGGATGGGGCTTGGTGAGGTAGATCTCGCCGCCGATCTCGGTGTCAGCGATGAGAGGGGCCTGATCTACGCCCGCTCTCGCGTGGTCTGCGCCTCACGTGCCGCCGGGCTTCCCGGTCCGGTGGGGAGCGTCTACACGAACGTGCGGGACGAAGAAGGACTGCGCAACTCTACCCTGGTTCTCAAAGCCCTCGGTTTCGTGGGGCGTTCCGCTATACATCCCCGGCAGGTAAAGGTGATCAACGACGTCTTCACGCCAGATGCGGAGGAGATCAGGAAAGCTAAAGAGGTGATCAAAAGGATAGAGAGAGCCGAAGCCCTGGGGTCTGGAGCCTTCGCGCTGCCGGATGGGAGCTTCGTCGACCGTGCGGTCGTCGAGGCGGCCCGTTCCAAGCTGGAACTGGCCCGGCTGTCGGAAGGGGGTGAGCTGTGAGAGACGTGCTTCTGGAGATGTTTGAGGACGGGAACGTGGAAGTCTTCGATCTGGCACAACCACTCGCTTCCGAGACACCTCACTCACCGAACCATCCTCCGTTTCGGATGGCGCTAGCCCGGCGACATGGGGATATGGTCCGGGAAGACGGCAGCTCGGCGTCGAGCGAGCTCATCTGCACCGGTGGGCATACAGGAACCCATGTCGATGCGCTGGCACACGTATCCCATAAGGGGTTGCTCTATGGGGGGGTGCGGGCCGAGGAAGCCCAGAGGGGGGGGCGGTTCGCGAGCCATGGCATAGACCAGATGCCGCCGCTGTTGTGCCGAGGGGTTATGCTGGACGTCGCCTCTCTCCACGGTGTGGATGTCCTACCCGCAGGCTACGGGATCACCCGGAAGGATCTAGAAGACGCGGCGCAGAACGAGGGTATCGAGGTAAGAAGCGGGGACGCCGTTCTCGTCCGTTCAGGCTGGGCGGTTCACTTCTCGGATCAGGACACCTTCGTGGGGCTTGAAAACGGGGCCCCTGGTCCTGACGAGGAGGCGGCCCGGTGGCTTGCAGATCGTAGGATCAGGGTCACGGGCGGAGAGACTGTCGCCTACGAGCAGATAAAGGCCGGTGTGGGGCACAGGCTTCTTCCGGTTCACCGCCTGCTTCTCGCCGAGCGCGGGATACACATCATTGAGGTTATGGACCTCTCCGGACTCGCCGCGGCGCGGGTTTACGAGTTCCTGTTCGTGCTCGCACCACTGAAGATCATTGGGGGTACCGGATCGCCTGTGCGCCCGCTGGCGGTGGTGCGGCGATGAGCGACACGATCCTGACGCGGATCGCGCGCTTCGCCGGGTGTGTCCGGGCCGGAGAGTTCGGTGAGGATGTAATCAAAGATGCGCGCAGACGACTTCTCGACACCCTGGGCGTGGCTCTCGCGGCCAGCGGTACGGAGCCGGCCCGGATTTCGGGTGCTGTCGTCCGGGGGTGGGGTGGTGAGGAGCAGGCCACTATTGTGGGGGCTGGGCGCAGGTATCCAGTTCCGAGCGCGGCTTTCGTAAACGGCACGCTGGCACATTCCTTGGACTTCGACGATACGCACCTTCCTTCCGTGCTGCACCCCAGCGCCGCTGTGGTCCCGGCCGCGCTGGCTGTGGCGGAGGCCGCCGGTGCATCCGGTACGGGGCTGATGGCCGCGATCGCGGCCGGTGACGAACTGGTGGTGAGGGCGGGGATGGCGGGCTACGACGAGGACCTCGGTAGCTCGGTGTTCTTCGAGCGAGGGCTTCATGCGACCTCCATATGTGGGACGCTGGGTGCAGCGCTGGCCTCTGCCATGCTCCTGGGCCTCCCCGAAGAGAAGATCGGGCACGCCGTTTCCATCTCTGCGAGCATGGGGGCGGGGATAATAGAGGCCAACCGCACCGGGGGCACGGTGAAAAGAATTCACTGCGGCTGGGCAGCGCACTGCGGCGTTGTGGCGGCCGAGCTCGCGCGTGCGGGGTTTACCGGGCCACCCACGGTTTTCGAGGGGAGGTTCGGGTTTCTGCGGGCGTATCTGGGGGACGATTACGACGCCGGCGCTCTCGTGCGGGGCCTGGGCGAGGAGTGGGAGTCAGAGAAGATCTTCTTCAAGCCCTACCCAGCGAACCACTTTACCCATGCCGCGATCGACGCAGCCCTGGAGTTGCGCAGGGGAGGTACAAGGGCGGACAAGATCAAAGATATCTTACTCGGGGTGCCCGCCCAGGTGCTGAAGACCATAGCG
It encodes:
- a CDS encoding cyclase family protein; this translates as MFEDGNVEVFDLAQPLASETPHSPNHPPFRMALARRHGDMVREDGSSASSELICTGGHTGTHVDALAHVSHKGLLYGGVRAEEAQRGGRFASHGIDQMPPLLCRGVMLDVASLHGVDVLPAGYGITRKDLEDAAQNEGIEVRSGDAVLVRSGWAVHFSDQDTFVGLENGAPGPDEEAARWLADRRIRVTGGETVAYEQIKAGVGHRLLPVHRLLLAERGIHIIEVMDLSGLAAARVYEFLFVLAPLKIIGGTGSPVRPLAVVRR
- a CDS encoding CaiB/BaiF CoA transferase family protein, producing the protein MGRRCLRVSRKMALRGLKVIDCATLFAGPLAATVLGDFGADVVKVEHPKGDPARSHGYAKDGVGLWWKMLGRNKRCVTLNLSTPEGQRIFRELAREADVVIESFRPGTFERWGLTYEVLSRENPGLILARVTGFGQKGPYKNRPGFGTLAESMSGFAHVTGQPDGPPTLPPFGLADGIAALATACAILIALRAREATGRGQVVDLAIIEPILTMLGPQPTVYDQLGIVQQRSGNRSVNNAPRNTYRTRDGRWVAISTSAQNVAERVMKLVGHPEFIQESWFATGRGRAEHADELDEVVSRWIAERTQDEVIKEFEKAGAAVAPIYDISDIMRDPQYQALESITTVDDPELGPVKMQNVLFRLSETPGEIRWPGPKLGEHNREVYAALGLDERDLKELSAKGVV
- a CDS encoding HpcH/HpaI aldolase/citrate lyase family protein, coding for MSQGRLYRSYLYVPASDEHKVEKALESGADCVVLDLEDAVAPSEKDHARQVAADVLMGGNRSRPIFVRLNAPGSTLLEQDLELIAPLSPAGVRLPKVESPEMVREVGCEFECRGAHNTKIQCLIESALGLERVFEIARAHPLVAGMGLGEVDLAADLGVSDERGLIYARSRVVCASRAAGLPGPVGSVYTNVRDEEGLRNSTLVLKALGFVGRSAIHPRQVKVINDVFTPDAEEIRKAKEVIKRIERAEALGSGAFALPDGSFVDRAVVEAARSKLELARLSEGGEL
- a CDS encoding MmgE/PrpD family protein, which translates into the protein MSDTILTRIARFAGCVRAGEFGEDVIKDARRRLLDTLGVALAASGTEPARISGAVVRGWGGEEQATIVGAGRRYPVPSAAFVNGTLAHSLDFDDTHLPSVLHPSAAVVPAALAVAEAAGASGTGLMAAIAAGDELVVRAGMAGYDEDLGSSVFFERGLHATSICGTLGAALASAMLLGLPEEKIGHAVSISASMGAGIIEANRTGGTVKRIHCGWAAHCGVVAAELARAGFTGPPTVFEGRFGFLRAYLGDDYDAGALVRGLGEEWESEKIFFKPYPANHFTHAAIDAALELRRGGTRADKIKDILLGVPAQVLKTIAEPRETKARPESGYAARFSGPFVVASAFLGGGGLGVGLDDFTDEATKDPRKLRLASLVRCVEDEECTRIFPRQFPAVLRVRLSDGGNRIVRVRHNRGGPENPLSDEELAVKFRSNAARVFDWSRVREIEDALM